A genomic region of Sciurus carolinensis chromosome 7, mSciCar1.2, whole genome shotgun sequence contains the following coding sequences:
- the Cfb gene encoding LOW QUALITY PROTEIN: complement factor B (The sequence of the model RefSeq protein was modified relative to this genomic sequence to represent the inferred CDS: inserted 1 base in 1 codon; deleted 1 base in 1 codon), translated as MGCHLSPRLYLVSLVLGLLSGGTNTTPLLAQPQVSCSLEGVEIKGGSFQLLKEGQVLEYICPSGFXPYPVQTRTCRSTGSWSALQTRDQKTVKKAECRAIHCPRPQDFENGYYWPRSPYYNVSDEISFHCYHGYILRGSANRTCQMNGRWDGQTAICDDGAGYCPNPGIPIGTRKVGSQYRLEDSVTYHCSRGLTLRGSQQRKCQEGGSWSGTEPSCQDTFMYDTPQEVAEAFLSSLTETIEGVDAEDGHSPGEQQKRKIVLDPSGSMNIYLVLDGSDSIGASNFTGAKRCLANLIEKVASYGVRPRYGLVTYATEPKVVIRVSDPKSSDADWVTEKLNQISYEDHKLKTGTNTKRALQAVYNMMNWAGDVPPEGWNHTRHVIILMTDGLYNMGGDPVTIIGEIRDLLDIGRDRKNPREDYLDVYVFGVGPLVDQANINALASKKDNEHHVFKVKDMENLEDVFYQMIDETKSLGLCGMVWEHREGTDYHKQPWQAKISVTRPLKGHENCMGAVVSEYFVLTAAHCFTVDDQKHSIKVRVGGKRQDLEIEEVLFHPKYNINGKKAQGISEFYDYDVALIKLKSKLKYSETLRPICLPCTEGTTRALRLPQTATCQQHKEELLPVKDVKAMFVSEEQKKLTRKEVYIKNGDKKISCERDAQHAPGYDKVKDISEVVTPRFLCTGGVHPYADPNTCKGDSGGPLIIHKRSRFIQVGVISWGVVDVCKDNRLQQQVPAHARDFHVNLFQVLPWLKEKLKDEGSGFSMRGFLLERGMGSN; from the exons ATGGGGTGCCATCTCAGCCCCCGACTCTACCTGGTATCCTTGGTCTTGGGCCTCTTGTCTGGAG GTACGAACACAACTCCATTGCTGGCCCAGCCCCAAGTTTCCTGCTCTCTGGAGGGGGTAGAGATCAAAGGTGGCTCCTTCCAACTCCTCAAAGAGGGCCAGGTCCTGGAGTACATATGTCCCTCTGGCT TACCCTACCCTGTACAGACACGCACCTGCAGATCCACAGGGTCCTGGAGTGCCCTACAGACTCGAGACCAAAAGACTGTCAAGAAAGCAGAGTGCAGAG CGATTCACTGCCCAAGACCACAGGACTTTGAGAATGGGTACTACTGGCCCAGGTCTCCTTATTACAATGTGAGTGATGAGATCTCTTTCCACTGCTACCATGGATACATTCTCCGGGGCTCTGCCAATCGTACCTGCCAGATGAATGGCCGGTGGGATGGGCAAACAGCAATCTGTGATGATGGAG CGGGGTACTGCCCCAACCCGGGCATCCCCATTGGCACAAGGAAGGTGGGAAGCCAGTACCGCCTTGAAGACAGCGTCACTTACCACTGCAGCCGGGGGCTTACCCTGCGTGGCTCTCAGCAGCGAAAATGCCAGGAAGGTGGATCTTGGAGTGGGACAGAGCCTTCCTGCCAAG ACACCTTCATGTATGACACCCCTCAAGAGGTGGCTGAAGCCTTCCTGTCTTCCCTGACAGAGACCATAGAAGGAGTTGATGCTGAGGATGGGCACAGTCCAG GGGAACAACAGAAGCGGAAGATTGTCCTGGACCCCTCAGGCTCCATGAACATCTACCTGGTGCTGGATGGATCTGACAGCATTGGGGCCAGCAACTTCACGGGAGCCAAGAGGTGTCTTGCCAACTTAATTGAGAAG GTAGCAAGTTATGGGGTGAGGCCAAGATATGGTCTAGTGACATATGCTACAGAACCCAAAGTTGTTATCAGAGTGTCCGATCCAAAGAGCAGCGATGCAGACTGGGTCACTGAGAAACTCAACCAAATCAGTTATGAAG ACCACAAATTGAAGACAGGGACTAATACCAAGAGGGCCCTCCAGGCAGTATACAACATGATGAACTGGGCAGGAGATGTCCCCCCTGAAGGCTGGAACCACACCCGCCACGTCATCATCCTGATGACTGATG GCTTGTACAACATGGGTGGGGACCCAGTCACTATTATTGGTGAGATCCGGGACTTGCTGGACATTGGCAGGGATCGCAAAAACCCAAGAGAGGATTATTTGG ATGTGTATGTGTTTGGGGTCGGGCCTCTGGTGGATCAAGCAAACATCAATGCTTTGGCTTCCAAGAAGGACAATGAGCACCATGTGTTCAAAGTCAAGGACATGGAAAATCTGGAGGATGTTTTCTACCAAATGATTG ATGAAACCAAGTCTCTGGGCCTCTGCGGCATGGTTTGGGAGCACAGGGAAGGTACTGATTACCACAAGCAACCATGGCAGGCCAAGATCTCAGTCACT CGCCCTTTGAAGGGACATGAGAACTGTATGGGGGCTGTGGTGTCTGAGTACTTTGTGCTGACAGCAGCACACTGTTTCACTGTGGATGACCAAAAACACTCAATCAAGGTCAGAGTGG GAGGGAAGAGACAGGACCTGGAGATAGAAGAAGTCCTATTTCACCCCAAATACAACATCAATGGGAAAAAGGCACAaggaatttctgaattttatgacTATGATGTTGCCCTGATCAAGCTCAAGAGTAAACTGAAGTACAGTGAGACTCTTAG GCCCATTTGTCTGCCCTGCACCGAG GGAACAACTCGAGCTTTGCGACTCCCTCAGACAGCCACTTGCCAGCAACACA AGGAAGAGCTGCTCCCTGTCAAGGATGTCAAAGCAATGTTTGTCTCTGAGGAGCAGAAAAAGCTGACTCGGAAGGAAGTCTACATCAAGAATGGGGATAAG AAAATCAGTTGTGAAAGAGATGCTCAACATGCCCCAGGCTATGACAAAGTCAAGGACATCTCAGAGGTTGTCACTCCCAGGTTCCTCTGCACTGGAGGGGTACATCCCTATGCTGACCCAAATACTTGCAAAG GTGACTCTGGTGGCCCTCTGATTATTCACAAGAGGAGTCGCTTCATTCAA GTTGGTGTGATCAGCTGGGGAGTAGTGGATGTCTGCAAAGACAACAGACTGCAACAGCAGGTACCTGCTCATGCCCGGGACTTTCACGTCAATCTCTTCCAAGTGCTGCCCTGGCTCAAGGAGAAACTCAAAGATGAGGGATCTGGGTTTTCTATGAGGGGTTTCCTTCTGGAAAGGGGCATGGGATCAAATTAA